The Dioscorea cayenensis subsp. rotundata cultivar TDr96_F1 chromosome 16, TDr96_F1_v2_PseudoChromosome.rev07_lg8_w22 25.fasta, whole genome shotgun sequence sequence CTGCGAGTATGGTAGACTTGGCTTGAGCATTTTTGGTGCCGAGAAAGAGGCGAGGCTGGGACTTGATGGATGAATTCAAAAGCATGCAAAGCGTCATGGAGGTTGTCGGAGAGGATGTCCGGTGGGCAATGTTGCCGTTTCCTTATGCTCATAGCCAGCTCACGGAGGATTTTGGACACTTCTCCGGCTACTCTGCAGCATGGTTCTCGGAACAATGATCGAACTGATTGTGGAGTCTGTGTGTAAATAACAATAGTATATTATTGACAAACTCTATAAGAAAATGATTTTATGTCAAAAGTTTATAAGAGAATTATTGCAATAGTCTGATTGACAAGGAAATTTTTTTACTGTTTGCTGTAGTTAAATATTGTATGTATCCAGACAGAACTTTGAACTAAATTTGTTGTCAACATGCATAATCTGATTATGCATATTGTGAATTCTGCAGTCTATTTGGATAgctgaatttttaattaaaactagcACATTATCAAGGATCTGTCCAGCAAAGacaatatgtgtttttatttatttatttattggagtTAATTTAATACCTGGATTTCTGATTCTAGGCAGCCATGCAGAGCAACCGCAGTATAAGCAAAGTGTCTGAGAGTAACTCCAAGCTTTACATACTGTTGCCAAGGATATCTATAACTTGAATGCCTTGGTTCCCAGCTTGCAAACGATGCCTAATTAACAGATgaacatcatcaaattcttggCCAACTTTTCAATATTAAACACATcagatcaaaattttaaaaaagaaaaaagaaaaacaccatCAACTTACAAGGGACTCTTCAACAGATTTGGAGTCCAAGACTGCTCTATAACCCTTTTGTATTGTTTCCCTGGTTGATTTCCGCTCCGCGGTTTCTTTGCTCATGTCATCGTTAAAATACTCCATAATACAAGCTGAAATTTTTgatatgtttattttcattcaacTGAATTGTTTTCAATGATTCTTGCAAatataatgaagaaaaatatactgTCATATACCTTCAATTGATCTTGCTAAAGCTTCGATTTTATCTGCTGTGGAATTATGCAGATCTTCACCAGACCAGTTTGGAAATACGAAAAGGCTCATGAAGATGCAAACAGCACAACCAATTCCAATGGTGTACAACCTTTGACGAGCAATCTTCAGCACATTCGGCTCTCTGAAGCTCGATACGGTGATCAAATTGAAGGTAAGAATGAAGATCATTACACCATAATCATAGTTCTTTTTAATACGCGGTATAAACCTCACGTATGTTGCAGCAAAACCTATCAAATTACAAATGCAGTAAAATTTTCAGCATGTAAAATAACTCAAAGAAAAGCTACACAATCCGATAAACTAATTTAACAACTGTTAATTACCTATCAAAAAAACCGAACCTCCTACAAATATCGCACGTGAAACAGTGCCTAATTCCGCAGCAATACACTCAATGAAAAATGCCAATGAACCAGCAAATATAGTCCCGAGTGCTCTATTAAATCCTTTATAGAATGTGGCACCtataattcaaatcaaacattAGACAACCATCTTAAGCACAGAAAATATCAAACTGAtactataacaaaaacaaaagtatcACATGCCCGATACTTTAAACTAACCTGCGGTGAActcaaacacaacaacaacagtcATGACAGCCCACATAGCATCTTTTCCGATGCCTTGAAACAGAGGTTCTAAAAGATACAATAGTGAAACTAGAGTCAAGGCTGTTCCGACTTTGAGAGCATAAATAGCACGCCTCGGATCGTCTCTTCCCACCTTCTGCAAGCTCCTCCACAACGACATCGGCATCATCTTTGTTCTCTCAAGTAAACCATGCACTGAAAGAAGTTTTCTTTTAGATGAATCTCCGGCAATTACAGTGGCCATTGTGATTAGCTTAGTAACTCTAAATGAACATACAATGTAAAATACAGTGGACAAAGTTACAGTTAGTTGGCGAAGAATAAAAATCTATGGAGTAAATGCTTAAATAGAGGAAACGGTAGTTGTAGATGTTAATGGGAACAAGTTAGTGGTCAGGTTTGCATCCTTTTTTCCtcacaagaagaagagaaagaccactattttttctatttaggTTGCTCACATGTTTCCCGCTTTtgaaagagagagagcaagagagagagagagagagagagaggcgtTTGTCCGATCTGGACATTGACTGCAATTTGTGATCTAAaagttgtatttgtttaaaattttaaaactttaatctcTTTATAATCTCAGTTTAAATTCCCCAAAATAATTCCGTACCAAATactattagaaatatttatcgAATTTTTCAATTTACCATGTCAATAAAAGTTGTTATAGTTAAGTTTATGATTAAcacaaatttataattactacatacaattatttgtttgttttttaagaaaattgataaactttgttttgaactaattaatccatcataaaaaataatagatacatcgcatccattaaaataatacaaaataaaaacagtGAAAAATGATATAATGTCAAAAGAGTTCGGCAACAAAGAGATAAAAGCATAatatagaaagaaaacatattagtcaatcattggatagcccaatgagTATGACAccaaaatgtaaaaaaagagGTCAttggttcaaatccctccccggCTGTACATCGAGATTCCAATACTGTTCGATATcagtttatatttataaaaaatggtGCTTATCacctaatattttaaaaaaataaaacataatataaaaagaaaacatattagcAGTGGAAAAATAACACCAATAAAATACATGATATCCTGTCTTGGGTGAGAATAAAAGCTAGAGGGGTTCCCAAAAGAGTGACCTGGATATGGTAAATTCACCCAACTAGCTGGAACTCGGgtataatttatttagttttcaatatattaatatgtgattAATAAAGTTACCATTTACCCGTCTAtctcttcattgttttgtttttttcttctaaaaaatCTGTCACAATTAAACGCAACCAAAACctattaaatgttttaaatatcaaaaaataatcGTTCATCTTCGAAGCTAAATGcataattttgaataataattataatcttgataaataaattatatttaaattttcaaaaaaacatgttaaatgaaaaacattaaaaataaaataaatcaataaattcctCATAGTATGAATCTTAATACCATATTTATTTACAGCATGACTTGAGCCAAATAGTTTCGGTTCTTGTTTGCAAAATCATGAAGTTTCACCTTCGTacattctataaaaaaataattaaattagattaaattaaGTATGAGAAAAGATAAAGGTGAACATTTTACTTTCATTGAAAGTGAAAGGAGGTTAAAGGTGGCCAAGGCCCAAGATCTTCCATTGAATTGGGGAAAACAACTGTCTAGCATTTGCTAACCAAAAAaagtccaaaaaaaaacaaaaaaaaaactagaacatTGTCAGCATATGAGAACACTTGACTTCTTTGAATGAAAGTACGTTACCTCAAGAAACATGAGTTTGTTGGGCTCCTTGACATGAAATATATACCactttcttatgtttttccttgtcttttatttattggACTGTTCTCTTACCAATGGGAACTTGATTTGCGTTCATATTTTTAGCATGATTTTTgtgagtttttgaaaaatttacatttaaatttaaatttaggcCAGATGAAGTGTTGATGAACCAATTTGTTGcgttttgagtcaaaattgtATCACAGGACTCATGTTAAGTGATTTTGAAAAACCAATTTTTTGCGTTTGAGATTCAATTCACTTGCACCAATTTTTTGCGTTTGAGATTTCAAAGTTATATCTTTTTCaataatgtttttataattttaggtTTACTCAAATTCATTagtcttattttaaattttttttaagtacatAAGATTGACAAATATAGTTCTAAAAACAGGTTGTCAATACTATCAATCTCTAACAATGGGTGCAAATCCGGCGGAGTACTGAGCATAGTGACCCTTTATAACAAGTTTgactaaattcattttttttttttaagaaaggcgacaagcaccAGAACCCAAGGACATGCACGTGTGGAGAGCAAGGCTTAACGCCGACCCACATAAGATTTGATCCTGAGTCCTCCCCAAAATAAATATCTTACACAAAAGACCTGATATCAATTGACCCAAAGGCTGTTGGTGACTaaattcatttgaaattatatacaatatttttttttttaacataaagtGTGTTTGACCTCATGAACCCAACCTTCTTTCACTAATGCAATACAATCATTTACCAAAGTTTTGTAAGGATGTGATGTGGACACTCTAACTTAAAGAAAGCACACCACCACTTGGGCATCAAGCTCAACAATCAACCCATGAATAGTAAGCTGCTTTGCAAGGAGATGACCCTCTCTTATGCCTCAAAGCTCTGCCGCCAAACTATTTATGTGGCCTATATGGATTACATAACCTTTAATCCAAGAACCCAATTAAGTGGCCTAcatgttttatataaaaattttgtgtgGCCTTGTGCCAAAACAAAATTTGTTTTCAAGATATCCCTCCAAGTGTAGAAATGGCAATTTATACCCTATCCGATGGATATACCCATACTTATATCCGGTTAAAGAGGAAGGTACGGATATGGGTAAAGGTATTACCCACTATTTTTTGAGTGAGTACGGATCCAGTAAGaatatgcccctaccctacccatATCTTTACCCGTTGAGGAGGGTACGAGGTTTTACACATACcagtacccttacccttaccctcaCCCtcactttcatatatatatatatatatatatatatatatatattaaactaaatatttacccacaatttacccaatatatattttcattgtaattaatttaaaaattatactttaaattctctcttaatatattattttaaattttatttaatttttatatttatatttgatatagcataatatttttttatataaatattataaatcataattaaattaaaaaaattaaacattataaaataaatataaaaataatattataataattattctataaattataaaaacatcctgaaaaaaaaaaatactaataaaaaattaattagctatgagaattatttataatgttttttatattcaaaatctcactagacatttataaaatttgaaactatataaattataaatagtagatatatgaaaaaaaaaattaaaataaaaaccaaaatagttaaatataaactaaaaaaaaagtagagttgcccttgagtcctaaatagacgctaatgaaaatcaacaaacttcttattttgtttaaattaaacttataattttgaatttatgaacatgtgtttaaacattatattattattattattattattgttgttattattattattattaaaattaattcgataatttgaacaacggatAAGTGGGTACCCTGTGGATATACCCATACATGCGAGTAAAgataagggtatgattttttataCCATGCAAAGTACAAATAAGAGTACAAATATGAGATAAAGAGTTCAAACCACTATGAAAGAGTTCAAACCACCCCTGCCtccataatatttatttgattatttctcAAAACAACTGTAGCCCATGCAAGTTTTGacaaaaaaaggataaattGACGTTCCACACAAGGCTCAAAACCAAGAACCTTTCTAAAAAGGTCCAATTAGTTCTTGGAGAAGTGGAAGAAGCCAGTTCACAATatgattttcaaattatttaatacaataTAAATGACTATTTGCATCATAAAGCAcagggaatatatatatatatatatattatttttttaaaaatggatatattttttaaggtAATTGATGGtacttgattttgttaaattatctgaattttaaaaattagaaaacacaTAAACATCTACGTCATACAAGTTCACACTctaattattaagaaaatataatatttataataagatGGATTTCTCAGAAAGTTAGGccaatttctaaaattttcaacCATTGTCCGGATCCAATGCATGTATAGAATTCAAATGGAATGACGAACTTGCAACAAGTCTCATATGACATCATatgaaaagaatataaataattaagacGATTTTTTTGACTTCTTAAAATTCACTTTCTTTTAATAGCATGAGTTTTCTTTGCATGCCTTCTCAGTATGAAGGTATTGAGTTGGTTTTAAGTTGCCATGCAAATTattcatgatttaaaaaaattaatgactaTTTACATTAATCACATAAGCATATGCTTGCGGTGTGAAGCACGTTAGGTATGTATTTTTTACTCTTGCATAGACTTATGCGACTTAATGTGAGTTGCCTCATTCATGTACGAAATTGGTACAGTTAATGATATGTGATGAGAAAGTTagttttattttccaatttatttcattatgcaTTCTAAAACTACatctattttgaatttattcttttgaaacttataaaattttaataattttatttcattaaaaattcacCTTTGTgatctaaatttattttattaacctaAAATTGTTGATTAGTGATTCTaataaaggaaaataattatatgaagATACACATTTGGAAAAACACACTAAGATCAAATAAGTGAAATATATgtagaataaatataaataattaaatataatgcaAAGATAAGAAGAATTTCAACACCCAATGTCCTTGAATTCTAAATGCCCAAGAATTCTAACTAATTAATGTCATCTCTTGATAGAATAGATTGACATTTTAGGTAATTTGGCATAAAACTTGAAAAGAGGTTCCTCATCAATCACATGGTTTCCTTTAATTTATTCTAGTACGTATAACTTAATAACAAATTAATCTTtgattacttaaaaaaattaatctttaattgattaaaagtGGGTCAATAAAAGCCCTGAGAAGCTTCTATATATGAATTTATTCCAGTGGCTTTCTCTTAACTAATCTCTCCAAACCTAacttaattctatattttaatttatgaccAAATACTTTTTTAAATGTGAAGAGCCAATAGAATCTTAGTTTAATGGTGTCTTTTCTATAATTCATCATTGATTAGTGATAATTATGAATGTGACATGAGCCATTTGTTGACTTTAATTAACAACATGATGGTTTGATTTGCAAATGATAACAACACAAGTGATGCACCACAAAAATGAGTAGttgagtaacttgagttacacATATGCTTATAGTGTTAGGTGCCGTATTTAATAGACAACactgatttttttatgttaccgATCAAAAGTCATTTAATAGCATAagtacaagataaaaaaaattacaaaattattgtAACACATTTGATAGCATCATacatgttttataaatttttctgtaatttttaatttccactgcttaaattttttaata is a genomic window containing:
- the LOC120279426 gene encoding LOW QUALITY PROTEIN: aluminum-activated malate transporter 12-like (The sequence of the model RefSeq protein was modified relative to this genomic sequence to represent the inferred CDS: inserted 1 base in 1 codon; deleted 1 base in 1 codon), with the protein product MATVIAGDSSKRKLLSVHGLLERTKMMPMSLWRSLQKVGRDDPRRAIYALKVGTALTLVSLLYLLEPLFQGIGKDAMWAVMTVVVVFEFTAGATFYKGFNRALGTIFAGSLAFFIECIAAELGTVSRAIFVGGSVFLIGFAATYVRFIPRIKKNYDYGVMIFILTFNLITVSSFREPNVLKIARQRLYTIGIGCAVCIFMSLFVFPNWSGEDLHNSTADKIEALARSIEACIMEYFNDDMSKETAERKSTRETIQKGYRAVLDSKSVEESLASFASWEPRHSSYRYPWQQYVKLGVTLRHFAYTAVALHGCLESEIQTPQSVRSLFREPCCRVAGEVSKILRELAMSIRKRQHCPPDILSDNLHDALHALNSSIKSQPRLFLGTKNAQAKSTILAAQTNQHSSYSTTALPSVKTDVSALLDXFDQREHHSERSTLKPTLSKIAILSLEFSEALPFAAFASLLVEMAVRLDLIIDQVEKLAKEAHFKEFTEKNDIKIDVKICDSAIVLPTNVACGE